In one window of Paraflavitalea soli DNA:
- a CDS encoding reprolysin-like metallopeptidase: MRKITLLFALVLVGYGALSQQSDFWTPVNESTITKNLFTVHVKPTVYKLYRLDELSIARTLRNSPSEKKVSAAQSSFVISVPVANGQLERFSVVAAPVMDAALAARYPEIQSYAGQGLDNPTSTIRFDVSPRGFHGMILSSNRPTIYIDPVDRGAQYYVVFSRQEVVDYRNVFQCFTQENNKLQQPSVSIPGEALRGADDGRLRTYRLALAATGEYSTYFLNGTETTDAQRKAKVLAAMNTLMTRTNGIYERDFGIRMNLIANNDAIIYLTASTDPWTNEYNTKTQQTIDAVIGSANYDIGHLVHRGSNNGNAGCIGCVCVAGSKGSGFTSHTTPEGDPFVVDYTTHEMGHQFGANHTFSFQTEGTGANMEPGSGSTIMGYAGITGSTTDVQPHSDDYFHAKSVEQVTDYIKGTTGGGCAVVTITGNSTPTANAGANFTIPKSTPFVLTGTGSDANAADVLTYTWEQYDNYASGSSTVPSATATSGPQFRSVTYSTSPSRSFPNLASVLGGTNTNKWEVLPSVARTLNFRFTVRDNHIGGGNNNSDDMQVIVSAAAGPFAVTAPNTAVTWAPGSSQAITWSVNSTNAAPVNCANVKISLSTDGGNTFPIVLLASTANDGTETITVPNNVTTQARVKIEGVGNIFYDISNTNFTISGTPPTCTAPAGLASSGITTSGATVSWTAVSGANSYDVDYKTTASSTWVNAATGTTSVSVNLSGLAASTTYDWRVRANCASGSSTYTAAQFTTTGTITCTNAYEANETLATAAAVTTNTALSAAIGSATDKDWYSFTLSATSNLNISLTNLAGDYDIILYNSAGTELARSENGGTTSETITRSSSAAGTYYIQVFGYNGAFSTTVCYGLNIGATTVTGCASTYDNSSNGTFAGAPQVPLNTNITGLISPSADDDYYKFVITTGGTITITLSTLPADYDIRLFNSAQTQVGISQAGGTSSETINYTAAAGTYYIRVYGYSGANNATSCYTLRVATGTASREGAPTYTGTLKVNVFPNPAISTLNVNIAGTSARSVIKVVDVNGRLLITKPVAAGNTLLDVKSFASGVYMLVVTDEQGKGLYQYKFIKE; this comes from the coding sequence ATGAGAAAGATCACACTACTCTTTGCATTAGTGTTGGTCGGATATGGCGCCCTGTCGCAACAAAGCGATTTCTGGACGCCTGTGAATGAATCCACCATCACTAAAAACCTATTCACTGTCCACGTTAAGCCTACTGTTTACAAACTCTACCGGCTGGATGAATTATCGATAGCGCGCACTTTGCGCAACTCCCCTTCTGAGAAAAAAGTATCGGCCGCACAATCTTCCTTTGTTATTTCGGTGCCGGTGGCCAATGGCCAGCTGGAACGTTTCAGTGTTGTAGCAGCTCCTGTAATGGATGCAGCACTGGCAGCCCGCTACCCGGAAATACAATCGTATGCAGGGCAAGGGCTTGATAATCCTACGTCTACGATTCGTTTTGATGTGTCGCCCAGGGGATTTCATGGTATGATCTTATCGTCCAACCGGCCAACGATCTATATTGACCCGGTAGACCGGGGTGCTCAATATTATGTGGTGTTCTCGCGCCAGGAAGTGGTAGATTACCGTAATGTGTTTCAATGCTTCACGCAGGAAAACAACAAGCTGCAGCAACCATCGGTAAGTATTCCCGGAGAAGCTTTGCGGGGCGCCGATGATGGCAGGCTACGCACTTACCGGCTGGCATTGGCTGCTACGGGAGAATATTCCACCTACTTCCTGAATGGGACAGAAACCACGGATGCGCAACGTAAAGCCAAGGTGCTGGCCGCTATGAACACGCTGATGACCAGGACGAATGGTATTTATGAGCGTGACTTCGGCATTCGCATGAACCTGATCGCCAACAACGATGCCATTATTTACCTTACGGCTTCTACTGATCCCTGGACCAATGAATACAATACCAAAACACAGCAAACGATCGATGCTGTGATCGGCAGCGCTAATTATGATATCGGACACCTGGTACACAGGGGTTCGAATAATGGTAATGCGGGCTGCATTGGCTGTGTTTGTGTGGCTGGATCCAAAGGCAGTGGCTTTACTTCGCATACCACGCCTGAAGGAGATCCCTTTGTAGTGGATTATACGACGCATGAAATGGGACACCAGTTTGGAGCCAATCATACCTTCTCTTTCCAGACCGAAGGAACGGGCGCCAATATGGAACCGGGCAGCGGCAGCACGATCATGGGTTACGCCGGCATTACAGGCAGCACCACGGATGTACAGCCGCATAGTGATGATTATTTTCATGCCAAGAGTGTGGAGCAGGTAACTGATTATATTAAGGGCACTACCGGAGGTGGCTGTGCGGTAGTAACCATTACAGGCAACTCGACTCCTACTGCCAACGCGGGCGCCAATTTTACGATCCCCAAATCCACCCCTTTTGTACTTACCGGTACGGGCAGTGATGCGAATGCAGCGGATGTATTGACCTACACCTGGGAGCAATATGACAATTATGCTTCGGGCTCTTCTACTGTTCCTTCGGCTACGGCCACATCGGGGCCACAGTTCCGCAGTGTGACTTATTCCACTTCGCCATCGCGTAGTTTTCCCAACCTGGCTTCGGTATTGGGAGGAACGAATACGAATAAATGGGAAGTATTGCCTTCTGTAGCACGTACGCTCAATTTCAGGTTTACAGTAAGGGATAACCATATTGGTGGTGGCAACAATAACAGTGACGATATGCAGGTGATTGTTTCTGCCGCTGCCGGTCCTTTTGCGGTCACGGCCCCCAACACGGCAGTAACCTGGGCGCCGGGATCCTCTCAGGCGATTACCTGGAGTGTAAACAGCACGAATGCAGCGCCTGTAAACTGCGCCAATGTGAAGATCAGCTTATCGACAGATGGAGGTAATACTTTCCCCATTGTATTATTGGCCAGCACGGCCAATGACGGTACAGAAACGATCACGGTACCTAATAATGTAACTACACAGGCAAGGGTAAAAATAGAAGGGGTTGGCAATATCTTCTATGATATTTCGAATACCAATTTTACCATCAGTGGTACTCCGCCAACGTGTACTGCACCAGCGGGCCTGGCCTCTTCAGGGATCACCACCAGTGGCGCTACTGTAAGCTGGACAGCGGTGAGCGGCGCCAACAGTTATGATGTGGATTATAAGACAACAGCCTCTTCTACCTGGGTAAATGCAGCTACAGGTACCACCAGTGTTTCTGTGAACCTGAGTGGTTTAGCAGCTTCGACGACTTACGACTGGAGGGTACGTGCCAATTGTGCATCGGGCAGCAGTACGTATACGGCGGCTCAATTCACCACTACGGGTACGATCACTTGTACAAATGCGTATGAGGCGAATGAAACGCTGGCAACAGCGGCAGCGGTGACTACGAATACGGCGCTTTCTGCCGCCATTGGCAGTGCTACGGATAAGGACTGGTACTCCTTTACGCTGAGTGCAACCAGCAACCTGAACATTTCTTTGACGAACCTGGCAGGTGATTATGATATCATCCTCTATAATTCAGCCGGTACAGAACTGGCCCGGTCTGAAAATGGTGGTACTACCAGCGAAACGATCACGCGCAGCAGTTCGGCTGCAGGCACGTATTATATTCAGGTATTTGGTTATAACGGCGCTTTCAGCACAACGGTTTGTTATGGCCTGAATATCGGGGCTACCACGGTTACGGGTTGTGCCAGCACTTATGACAATAGCAGCAATGGTACATTTGCCGGTGCTCCACAGGTTCCGTTGAATACGAATATTACGGGATTGATCAGCCCGAGCGCGGATGATGATTACTACAAGTTTGTGATCACTACAGGTGGTACCATCACGATTACTTTAAGTACGCTGCCTGCGGATTATGATATCCGGCTGTTTAACAGTGCTCAAACACAGGTCGGTATTTCACAGGCCGGAGGCACCAGCAGTGAGACGATCAATTACACTGCTGCTGCGGGTACTTATTATATACGGGTATACGGTTACAGTGGGGCCAATAATGCTACGAGCTGCTATACGCTGCGGGTGGCTACGGGAACGGCTTCCAGAGAAGGAGCGCCAACCTATACAGGTACTCTTAAAGTGAATGTATTCCCCAACCCAGCCATTAGTACGCTGAATGTGAATATAGCAGGCACCAGCGCCAGGTCTGTTATTAAGGTGGTAGATGTGAATGGCAGGTTATTGATCACCAAACCAGTGGCAGCAGGCAATACGTTGTTGGACGTTAAGTCTTTTGCGAGTGGGGTGTATATGCTTGTGGTGACGGATGAACAAGGTAAAGGTCTTTACCAATATAAGTTCATTAAAGAGTAG
- the glgP gene encoding alpha-glucan family phosphorylase, translating into MSFINFKVPYQADERFAKRVAYFSMEFAIHQPLKIYSGGLGFLSGSHLRSAYELKQNLVGVGILWKYGYYDQARNQDQTLQVTWMEKNYSFLEDTGIKFQIIIHDHPVWVKAFYLNPETFKTAPLFLLSTDLPENDYVSQTITHRLYDANVATKVAQFILLGVGGAKLIDELGFNPDRYHLNEAHGVSSVFYLYKKFGNVEDVKKRLVFTTHTPEEAGNEKHDINLCHKMSYFCGLGLDEVRKLTGLQDDQFNHSLVALRFAHLANGVSALHGDVSRQMWSKYPGICPIISITNAQNWTYWSDKQLYRASDESNDSWWDDRKKYLKKRAFEIVADQTGKVFDPNVLTIVWARRFAGYKRAEFLTRDKARFEKLLSNTKYPVQIIWAGKPYPMDYPAINEFNNLVHLSKNYKNVAVLIGYELTLSKRLKQASDIWLNNPRVPREASGTSGMTAAMNGGVNFSTDDGWIPEFIDHGHNGFVVPKADYARMNVQEQDDYDYNKLYDILEKEVLPLYYDNYDTWRQVAKNGMRDVRFRFEAGRMATEYYELLYK; encoded by the coding sequence ATGAGTTTTATCAATTTTAAAGTACCGTACCAGGCAGATGAACGATTTGCCAAGCGGGTGGCCTATTTTTCCATGGAGTTTGCGATCCACCAGCCGTTGAAGATATACAGTGGAGGCTTGGGTTTCCTGTCGGGATCTCACCTGCGGAGTGCCTACGAACTGAAGCAAAATCTTGTTGGGGTAGGCATTTTGTGGAAATACGGTTATTATGACCAGGCGCGCAACCAGGATCAGACGTTGCAGGTAACCTGGATGGAGAAAAATTACAGTTTCCTGGAAGATACAGGCATTAAATTCCAGATCATTATACATGATCACCCGGTATGGGTGAAAGCCTTTTACCTGAACCCGGAAACCTTCAAAACAGCGCCGTTGTTCCTGCTGAGCACGGATCTGCCGGAGAATGATTATGTATCACAAACGATCACTCACCGCCTTTATGACGCCAATGTGGCTACCAAGGTAGCGCAGTTCATCCTGCTGGGTGTTGGCGGGGCGAAGTTGATCGACGAGCTCGGTTTTAATCCGGACCGCTACCACCTGAATGAAGCACATGGGGTTTCCTCTGTGTTCTACCTGTATAAGAAGTTTGGGAATGTGGAAGACGTTAAAAAAAGGCTTGTTTTTACTACGCATACACCGGAAGAAGCTGGCAATGAGAAGCACGATATTAACCTCTGCCATAAAATGAGCTACTTCTGTGGCCTGGGGCTGGATGAGGTACGCAAACTGACGGGATTGCAGGACGATCAGTTCAATCACTCGCTGGTAGCGCTGCGTTTTGCGCACCTGGCCAATGGGGTATCGGCCTTACATGGAGATGTATCGCGGCAAATGTGGAGTAAATACCCCGGCATCTGCCCTATTATTTCAATCACGAATGCACAGAACTGGACTTACTGGTCGGACAAGCAATTGTACCGTGCTTCGGATGAAAGTAATGACAGCTGGTGGGACGACCGTAAAAAATACCTGAAGAAGCGGGCTTTTGAAATTGTGGCGGATCAAACGGGAAAAGTATTTGATCCCAATGTATTGACGATTGTATGGGCACGCCGGTTTGCCGGTTATAAAAGGGCTGAATTCCTTACACGCGATAAAGCCCGTTTTGAGAAGTTGTTGTCCAATACAAAATATCCGGTGCAGATCATTTGGGCAGGTAAGCCCTACCCTATGGATTACCCGGCTATCAATGAATTTAATAACCTGGTACACCTGAGCAAGAATTATAAGAATGTAGCTGTTTTGATCGGCTATGAGCTCACGCTCTCCAAACGTCTTAAACAAGCTTCTGATATATGGCTTAATAATCCACGTGTACCGCGTGAAGCATCGGGTACCAGTGGTATGACGGCTGCCATGAATGGTGGCGTAAACTTCTCTACGGATGATGGATGGATCCCTGAGTTCATTGATCATGGTCACAACGGATTTGTAGTTCCTAAAGCTGATTATGCACGGATGAATGTGCAGGAGCAGGATGACTATGATTATAACAAATTGTATGATATATTAGAGAAAGAGGTATTGCCGCTGTATTATGACAATTATGATACCTGGCGCCAGGTGGCTAAAAATGGTATGCGTGATGTACGCTTCCGTTTTGAAGCAGGCCGGATGGCGACGGAATATTATGAATTGCTGTATAAGTAA
- a CDS encoding FKBP-type peptidyl-prolyl cis-trans isomerase codes for MKRTSLFILTTFAAAAAIGQTTKPAAGKPAPKSATAKPAAGAKTAGTSVPMKNSVDSFSYAIGLSIANFYKQQGVTGINNQLVLKALTDAKNGKPALDEQQANACIMNHMQAARSQKASGAKKAGQAFLAQNKTKPGVVTLPSGLQYQVIQEGTGPKPTPNDQVKCHYVGSFIDGKEFESSRTNGQPATFGVGQVIRGWTEALQLMSVGSKYKLFIPSELGYGDGDNGPIAGGSTLIFEVELLEIIKPEGGTQQPGGQQ; via the coding sequence ATGAAAAGAACAAGCTTGTTTATATTGACCACTTTTGCCGCCGCTGCCGCTATCGGGCAAACTACAAAGCCCGCTGCCGGTAAGCCAGCCCCTAAATCAGCCACCGCCAAGCCGGCTGCAGGCGCCAAAACCGCCGGTACCTCAGTGCCTATGAAGAACTCTGTGGATTCCTTCAGTTATGCAATTGGCTTAAGTATCGCCAATTTCTATAAGCAACAGGGAGTGACTGGCATCAATAACCAATTGGTGCTCAAAGCCCTCACCGATGCCAAGAACGGTAAACCTGCCCTGGACGAACAACAGGCCAATGCCTGCATTATGAACCACATGCAGGCAGCCCGCAGCCAGAAAGCCTCTGGTGCTAAAAAAGCAGGACAGGCATTCCTCGCGCAAAATAAAACCAAACCCGGTGTAGTAACCCTGCCCAGCGGTCTCCAATACCAGGTGATCCAGGAAGGTACAGGCCCCAAGCCTACCCCCAATGACCAGGTAAAATGCCATTATGTAGGCTCATTCATAGATGGAAAAGAGTTTGAAAGCTCCCGTACCAATGGCCAGCCAGCTACTTTCGGCGTTGGTCAGGTGATCAGAGGATGGACAGAAGCCCTCCAGCTGATGTCAGTAGGCAGCAAGTATAAATTATTTATTCCTTCCGAACTGGGTTATGGCGATGGCGACAATGGCCCCATAGCCGGTGGGTCTACCCTTATTTTTGAAGTGGAACTCCTGGAGATCATAAAGCCCGAAGGCGGAACACAACAACCCGGCGGTCAGCAATAG
- a CDS encoding SPFH domain-containing protein — METPTLIKWALLIGIPLICLVLYKFVLRFFFGLVIVPEDRIGLVTKKFVLFGKQELPEGRIIATEGEAGFQAQTLPPGVYFWMWIWQYEITFQPFTVVPTGKIGLVLARDGVELESGRVLARKVDCDTFQDAKSFLLNGGRKGRQTAMIPPGSYRINTFLFEIEVYDMTTIPDNAVGIVTTLEGKSLEEGQIAGKVIGVHNKFQDVDTFLENGGYKGLQEQVILAGSYFLNPWFAKVEMVKMTEIPIGFVGVVISYVGADGVDLSGAEFKHGNIVSKQQKGVWAEPLGPGKYPINSHIMKVELVPTTNLVLNWASARSEAHQLDKNLSTITVRSKDGFTFNLDVAQIIHIPTNEAPKVIARFGNMSNLVTQVLEPTIGNYFRNSAQGAEVIDFLTSRKERQESAREHIGHVLDQYNVFGVDTLIGDIVPPDSLMKTLTDRKIAQEQKITYDTQKMAQETRQALEKETAIAEIQKDIVKADQGVLIAERVADASVKKATGDANSVRIQATAESERLKLLAGGEAEKTRLLAKADAEKIEWLAKAEAEKISLTGNAEAEKILAIGKSSAESYKLAVEGMGGDNFTQLKVMEAIGAQHIKIMPDVLIGGGGDGNGSISGLLGLQLLEQLRRKADSNNNTANGHTN; from the coding sequence ATGGAAACCCCAACACTTATCAAATGGGCACTGCTCATTGGTATACCCCTTATTTGCCTTGTATTGTACAAGTTTGTACTTCGTTTTTTCTTCGGTTTAGTTATTGTTCCTGAGGACCGTATCGGCCTGGTGACCAAAAAGTTTGTGCTCTTTGGGAAGCAGGAATTGCCGGAAGGCCGTATCATCGCCACAGAGGGCGAGGCGGGCTTCCAGGCGCAGACGCTGCCTCCGGGTGTTTACTTCTGGATGTGGATCTGGCAGTATGAAATTACTTTCCAGCCATTTACGGTGGTTCCTACGGGAAAGATCGGGCTGGTGCTGGCCCGGGATGGCGTTGAGCTGGAAAGTGGGCGTGTACTTGCCCGTAAAGTAGATTGTGACACTTTCCAGGATGCCAAGAGCTTCCTGCTCAATGGAGGGCGTAAAGGCCGGCAAACGGCGATGATACCGCCTGGTTCCTATCGTATTAATACGTTCCTGTTTGAGATCGAGGTTTATGATATGACAACAATCCCGGACAATGCGGTGGGTATTGTAACGACACTGGAAGGTAAATCACTGGAAGAAGGCCAGATAGCGGGTAAAGTGATCGGCGTACACAACAAGTTCCAGGATGTAGACACTTTCCTGGAGAATGGCGGCTACAAAGGCTTACAGGAACAGGTGATCCTCGCGGGCTCTTACTTTCTGAACCCCTGGTTTGCTAAAGTGGAAATGGTAAAAATGACGGAAATACCGATCGGATTTGTAGGTGTTGTCATCTCTTATGTAGGCGCGGATGGTGTGGACCTGAGTGGTGCTGAATTCAAGCATGGTAATATTGTATCGAAGCAACAGAAGGGTGTGTGGGCGGAACCGCTCGGGCCGGGTAAATACCCCATCAACTCACACATTATGAAGGTGGAACTGGTTCCTACCACCAACCTGGTATTGAACTGGGCAAGCGCCCGCAGTGAGGCACACCAGCTGGATAAAAACCTTTCTACGATCACGGTGCGCAGTAAGGACGGTTTTACCTTCAACCTCGACGTGGCACAGATCATCCATATACCTACGAACGAAGCTCCGAAGGTAATCGCCCGGTTCGGTAATATGAGCAACCTGGTAACGCAGGTACTGGAGCCTACGATCGGTAACTATTTCCGTAACTCGGCACAGGGTGCTGAGGTGATCGACTTCCTAACGAGCCGTAAGGAAAGGCAGGAATCGGCCAGGGAACACATCGGTCACGTGCTGGACCAATACAACGTGTTTGGTGTGGATACTTTGATCGGTGATATTGTACCTCCAGATTCGTTGATGAAAACGTTGACGGACCGTAAGATAGCGCAGGAGCAGAAGATAACGTATGACACGCAGAAGATGGCGCAGGAAACGAGGCAGGCACTGGAAAAAGAAACGGCTATCGCTGAGATACAAAAGGATATCGTGAAAGCTGACCAGGGTGTATTGATCGCGGAACGGGTGGCGGATGCATCGGTGAAAAAAGCAACGGGTGATGCGAACAGTGTGCGGATACAGGCTACTGCGGAATCGGAAAGGCTGAAGTTACTGGCAGGCGGCGAGGCCGAAAAAACAAGGCTGCTGGCGAAGGCTGATGCAGAAAAGATCGAATGGCTGGCTAAGGCGGAAGCAGAAAAAATATCTCTTACAGGTAATGCAGAAGCGGAGAAGATATTGGCGATCGGTAAGTCATCGGCCGAATCTTACAAGCTGGCAGTAGAAGGTATGGGAGGCGATAATTTTACGCAACTGAAGGTGATGGAAGCGATAGGGGCTCAACATATTAAGATCATGCCAGACGTACTGATCGGTGGTGGCGGTGATGGAAATGGCTCTATCAGTGGGTTATTAGGACTGCAATTACTGGAGCAATTGCGCAGAAAAGCAGATAGCAATAACAACACGGCCAACGGTCATACTAATTAA
- a CDS encoding metal-dependent transcriptional regulator, with amino-acid sequence MSIVVKYSSSTENYLKAIFHLQKADGIVTTNDVANELQTRPASVTDMLKKLKAQKLLLYEKYQGFKLSNEGRKVALQIIRKHRLWEFFLVEKLNFGWDEVHEIAEELEHISSKKLIDRLDEYLGFPKSDPHGDPIPDSNGKFTLPRQVDLLNLPLNKVAEVSSIGDQSPEMLELLGHKGIALGTRVEVKKKFAFDNSLELKCKNQLIVTISEHVAKNVFVKYDE; translated from the coding sequence ATGAGTATAGTTGTCAAATATTCCAGTAGTACAGAAAACTACCTCAAGGCCATCTTCCATCTCCAGAAGGCCGACGGTATTGTAACTACCAACGATGTCGCCAATGAATTGCAAACCAGGCCTGCTTCAGTGACCGATATGCTGAAAAAGCTCAAGGCCCAGAAGCTCCTGCTGTATGAAAAATACCAGGGATTTAAGCTGAGCAATGAAGGCCGTAAAGTGGCCCTGCAGATCATCCGCAAACACCGCCTGTGGGAGTTCTTCCTCGTGGAGAAATTAAACTTCGGGTGGGATGAAGTACATGAGATTGCCGAAGAACTGGAACATATCAGCAGCAAAAAGCTGATCGACCGCCTCGATGAATACCTGGGTTTCCCCAAGTCCGATCCCCATGGAGATCCCATTCCCGATAGCAACGGCAAATTTACCCTACCCAGGCAGGTAGATCTCCTCAACCTACCTCTCAACAAAGTAGCGGAAGTAAGCAGCATTGGGGATCAAAGCCCCGAAATGTTGGAATTACTGGGCCATAAAGGCATCGCCCTGGGCACCAGGGTCGAAGTGAAAAAGAAATTTGCTTTTGACAACTCACTGGAATTAAAATGTAAGAACCAATTGATCGTTACTATAAGCGAGCATGTGGCCAAAAATGTGTTTGTAAAGTATGATGAATAG
- a CDS encoding DUF4139 domain-containing protein encodes MKHISFVVILLLGTWIQTQAGNEKNIVTAALKSATVYRSGAELTHTARVTLESGNNELVIDGVSNRINMNSLQIGNDGNVTILSSSFSTDFLKPVQQTIALKRLEDSVESINKELAVIGVAIKTDQELLELLKSNKTIGGTQTGVSVAELTKMVDYYRMKTLELQKEISQYRAKETRLLDIFAKLNAQIKEEEQKNAKTVGKLLLQVYCPVGGSFNFTVSYITPLASWYPNYDLKVENINKPVKLSYKAKLTQTTGIDWQHVKLTLATSIPNQDNNAPVLKSWFLAYQNTNDAFGMALAGKAAGVSIRGASTLNDVVVVGYGSRSKGEISDEQEQQEPLYVLNGNMISKKEFNKIDAKAIKDMKVLKNSEATSIYGSRASGGAVVITLKDELGDYVSVKDNEMNVTFDIELPYDVPTNGKEQQVTLKDFTVAAQFKYYTAPRVDKDAYLLADIADWESLNLLPGEANIIFEGTYIGKTWIDPNSTQDTLNFTLGRDKRVVVTREKLKDLSSVKFLGSNKKQVFTYEITVKNNKKEKVQMLLKDQYPLSTNKDIEVELIEVSGANNNAELGFLHWLTELAPGESKKFRVSYSVKYPKDKVVNVN; translated from the coding sequence ATGAAGCATATTTCCTTTGTAGTGATACTCCTATTGGGTACATGGATACAAACGCAGGCAGGCAACGAGAAAAACATTGTGACAGCAGCCTTGAAATCGGCCACGGTGTACCGTAGTGGCGCTGAACTGACGCATACAGCCAGGGTAACGCTGGAGTCAGGAAACAATGAACTGGTAATCGATGGGGTAAGTAACCGCATCAATATGAACAGTCTGCAAATTGGCAATGATGGCAATGTTACGATCCTTTCCTCTAGTTTTTCTACGGATTTCCTGAAGCCGGTACAGCAAACAATAGCATTAAAAAGATTGGAAGATTCGGTAGAGTCTATTAATAAAGAATTGGCTGTTATTGGGGTAGCTATTAAGACGGACCAGGAATTACTGGAATTGCTAAAATCTAATAAGACGATCGGGGGCACGCAAACGGGGGTAAGTGTGGCGGAGTTAACAAAAATGGTAGATTATTACCGGATGAAAACGCTGGAACTGCAAAAAGAGATCAGCCAGTACCGGGCGAAAGAAACGAGGTTGCTGGACATTTTTGCCAAGTTGAATGCACAGATCAAAGAAGAAGAACAGAAGAATGCAAAGACGGTAGGAAAACTGTTGCTGCAGGTATATTGCCCGGTGGGCGGCAGTTTTAACTTTACGGTCTCTTATATCACACCGCTCGCATCCTGGTATCCAAACTATGATCTGAAAGTAGAGAATATCAATAAGCCGGTGAAACTTTCCTACAAAGCGAAGCTCACACAAACGACGGGCATTGACTGGCAGCATGTAAAGCTCACACTGGCTACTTCGATACCCAACCAGGATAATAATGCACCTGTGCTGAAAAGCTGGTTCCTGGCTTATCAAAATACAAATGATGCGTTTGGCATGGCATTGGCCGGTAAGGCGGCGGGAGTATCCATCAGAGGCGCCTCCACCCTGAATGATGTAGTAGTGGTGGGCTATGGATCACGCTCCAAAGGAGAAATATCGGATGAACAGGAACAGCAGGAGCCCTTGTATGTATTGAATGGCAATATGATCAGCAAAAAAGAATTCAACAAGATCGATGCCAAAGCCATTAAAGATATGAAAGTGCTGAAGAACAGTGAGGCTACTTCCATATATGGCTCCCGTGCTTCGGGAGGAGCTGTTGTTATTACGCTCAAAGATGAACTGGGCGATTATGTATCGGTAAAGGACAATGAAATGAATGTGACATTTGACATTGAGCTACCTTATGATGTACCTACGAATGGCAAAGAACAACAGGTAACACTGAAAGACTTTACGGTAGCTGCTCAATTCAAATATTATACAGCGCCAAGGGTAGATAAGGATGCTTACCTACTGGCAGATATTGCGGACTGGGAAAGTCTGAACCTGTTACCGGGAGAAGCGAATATTATTTTTGAAGGCACCTATATCGGTAAGACCTGGATTGATCCTAACTCTACACAGGATACGCTTAACTTCACCTTGGGCAGGGACAAACGGGTGGTAGTCACCAGGGAAAAGCTGAAAGACCTCAGTAGTGTGAAGTTCCTGGGCAGCAACAAGAAGCAGGTTTTTACCTACGAGATCACGGTGAAGAATAATAAGAAAGAAAAGGTACAAATGCTATTGAAGGACCAATATCCTCTATCCACCAACAAGGATATTGAAGTAGAATTGATCGAAGTCAGCGGAGCCAACAACAACGCTGAACTGGGGTTTCTGCATTGGCTTACAGAATTGGCCCCGGGAGAATCGAAAAAGTTCCGGGTAAGTTACAGCGTAAAGTATCCTAAGGATAAGGTGGTGAATGTGAATTGA